One window of Bos indicus isolate NIAB-ARS_2022 breed Sahiwal x Tharparkar chromosome 18, NIAB-ARS_B.indTharparkar_mat_pri_1.0, whole genome shotgun sequence genomic DNA carries:
- the KRTDAP gene encoding keratinocyte differentiation-associated protein has product MKIPVLPAVVLLSVLALHSAQGAALPSSEEETTIGNYEAGPEAFKKDEFLNWHALFESIKQKLPFLNWDAFPKLKGLRSATPDAQ; this is encoded by the exons ATGAAGATCCCCGTTCTTCCCGCTGTTGTTCTTCTCTCTGTCCTGGCGCTCCACTCTGCTCAGGGGGCGGCGCTGCCCAGCTCTGAG GAAGAAACCACCATTGGTAATTATGAGGCAGGACCCGAG GCTTTTAAGAAAGATGAATTCCTGAACTGGCACGCTCTCTTTGAG tCTATCAAACAGAAACTTCCTTTCCTCAACTGGGATGCCTTTCCTAAG ctgaAAGGACTGAGGAGTGCAACTCCTGATGCCCAGTGA
- the DMKN gene encoding dermokine isoform X2: protein MKLKGSLACLLLFLLLGSGEASPLQSGEENTREEVGEAIGHGVGEALGDVLGEAAIHGIEKAIGQGTGKTEGLGIREARDPHLGDALAHKLKEASHALKNTGSEADRQAENIIGHGVDPAHKSWQGTPGSNGAWGTNGQPPSGGHGIPGSQGSSGGPGDTQDQVFSGGSGGSFGANAQGGSWGQGGHRGAFNLGANSQGTSPKPGSVRSNNNRNTECTTPPGSGGSSGNSGGSSSSGSSTNGGGSSGGSNGGSNGSTSSNSGSSNGGGSSNSGGSNGGGSNGGGSNGGGSNGGGSSNGGGSNGGGSSNGGGSNAGSSGSSGSSSDTRNSDHGGSSQGYNPSPSSGSRVGSGVRNKPECDNPHVSGGSGGQGQGSSGEGEAVSGVNTLNSQTSSEPFNFDTFWKNFKSKLGFINWDALNKGQAPPPSTRALLYFRRLWEDFKHNTPFLNWKVITEGEDLPSLQKRAGGAGQNYNYNQQGPPAALGGQYPAKTPAKGGVTVSSSASRTYPGLLQWVKFW from the exons ATGAAGCTAAAGGGGTCTCTGGCCTGCCTCCTGCTGTTCCTGCTCCTGGGCAGTGGGGAGGCTAGCCCGCTGCAGAGTGGAGAGGAGAACACCAGAGAAGAAGTTGGGGAAGCCATTGGACACGGGGTGGGAGAGGCCTTGGGAGACGTGCTGGGAGAAGCTGCCATCCACGGAATCGAGAAGGCCATTGGCCAAGGTACTGGAAAGACAGAGGGCTTGGGAATCAGGGAGGCCAGGGACCCCCACTTGGGGGATGCTCTTGCCCACAAGCTTAAGGAAGCGAGCCACGCTCTTAAAAACACTGGGAGTGAGGCCGACAGACAGGCTGAGAATATCATCGGACACGGAGTGGACCCTGCCCACAAGTCCTGGCAGGGGACGCCCGGCAGCAACGGAGCTTGG GGAACCAATGGGCAGCCTCCATCCGGAGGCCATGGCATTCCTGGCTCTCAGGGCagctctggaggcccaggggacACCCAGGACCAGGTGTTCTCTGGAGGCTCAGGTGGAAGCTTTGGAGCTAATGCTCAGGGAGGCTCCTGGGGCCAGGGAGGCCACAGAGGGGCATTCAACTTGGGGGCCAACTCTCAG GGAACCTCGCCCAAACCTGGTTCAGTGAgaagcaacaacaacagaaatacagAA TGCACCACCCCCCCTGGCTCAGGTGGAAGCTCTGGCAACTCTGGG ggaagcagcagcagtggctccagCACTAATGGTGGCGGCAGCAGTGGCGGCAGCAATGGCGGCAGCAATGGAAGCACCAGCAGTAACAGTGGAAGCAGCAATGGCGGCGGCAGCAGTAACAGTGGAGGCAGCAATGGCGGCGGCAGCAATGGCGGCGGCAGCAATGGCGGCGGCAGCAATGGCGGCGGCAGCAGTAACGGTGGAGGCAGCAATGGCGGCGGCAGCAGTAACGGTGGAGGCAGCAATGCAGGCAGCAGCGGCAGCTCCGGGTCCAGCTCG GACACTAGAAATTCTGATCATGGTGGCTCCTCCCAG GGATACAATCCCAGCCCCTCCTCGGGGAGCAGAGTTGGAAGTGGTGTCAGAAACAAACCCGAG TGTGACAACCCGCACGTGTCCGGGGGATCTGGGGGTCAG gggcagGGCTCCAGTGGAGAAGGCGAAGCTGTCAGTGGAGTCAACACCTTG AACTCTCAGACATCTTCTGAGCCCTTCAACTTCGACACTTTCTGGAAG aattTTAAATCCAAGCTGGGCTTCATTAACTGGGATGCCTTAAACAAG GGCCAAGCCCCACCCCCCAGCACTCGTGCCCTCCTCTACTTCAGGCGGCTTTGGGAG gATTTCAAACACAACACTCCTTTCTTGAACTGGAAAGTCATTACTGAG GGCGAGGACTTGCCATCACTTCAGAAGAGGGCAGGTGGGGCTGGCCAG AACTACAATTACAACCAGCAGGGACCTCCTGCAGCCCTTGGCGGGCAGTACCCAGCCAAGACACCCGCTAAG GGGGGAGTCACGGTTTCTTCCTCG GCTTCCCGGACATaccctggcctgctgcagtgggTGAAGTTTTGGTAG
- the DMKN gene encoding dermokine isoform X1 translates to MKLKGSLACLLLFLLLGSGEASPLQSGEENTREEVGEAIGHGVGEALGDVLGEAAIHGIEKAIGQGTGKTEGLGIREARDPHLGDALAHKLKEASHALKNTGSEADRQAENIIGHGVDPAHKSWQGTPGSNGAWGTNGQPPSGGHGIPGSQGSSGGPGDTQDQVFSGGSGGSFGANAQGGSWGQGGHRGAFNLGANSQGTSPKPGSVRSNNNRNTECTTPPGSGGSSGNSGGSSSSGSSTNGGGSSGGSNGGSNGSTSSNSGSSNGGGSSNSGGSNGGGSNGGGSNGGGSNGGGSSNGGGSNGGGSSNGGGSNAGSSGSSGSSSDTRNSDHGGSSQGYNPSPSSGSRVGSGVRNKPECDNPHVSGGSGGQGQGSSGEGEAVSGVNTLNSQTSSEPFNFDTFWKNFKSKLGFINWDALNKGQAPPPSTRALLYFRRLWEDFKHNTPFLNWKVITEGEDLPSLQKRAGGAGQPGTGWQDAVAGTAKNYNYNQQGPPAALGGQYPAKTPAKGGVTVSSSASRTYPGLLQWVKFW, encoded by the exons ATGAAGCTAAAGGGGTCTCTGGCCTGCCTCCTGCTGTTCCTGCTCCTGGGCAGTGGGGAGGCTAGCCCGCTGCAGAGTGGAGAGGAGAACACCAGAGAAGAAGTTGGGGAAGCCATTGGACACGGGGTGGGAGAGGCCTTGGGAGACGTGCTGGGAGAAGCTGCCATCCACGGAATCGAGAAGGCCATTGGCCAAGGTACTGGAAAGACAGAGGGCTTGGGAATCAGGGAGGCCAGGGACCCCCACTTGGGGGATGCTCTTGCCCACAAGCTTAAGGAAGCGAGCCACGCTCTTAAAAACACTGGGAGTGAGGCCGACAGACAGGCTGAGAATATCATCGGACACGGAGTGGACCCTGCCCACAAGTCCTGGCAGGGGACGCCCGGCAGCAACGGAGCTTGG GGAACCAATGGGCAGCCTCCATCCGGAGGCCATGGCATTCCTGGCTCTCAGGGCagctctggaggcccaggggacACCCAGGACCAGGTGTTCTCTGGAGGCTCAGGTGGAAGCTTTGGAGCTAATGCTCAGGGAGGCTCCTGGGGCCAGGGAGGCCACAGAGGGGCATTCAACTTGGGGGCCAACTCTCAG GGAACCTCGCCCAAACCTGGTTCAGTGAgaagcaacaacaacagaaatacagAA TGCACCACCCCCCCTGGCTCAGGTGGAAGCTCTGGCAACTCTGGG ggaagcagcagcagtggctccagCACTAATGGTGGCGGCAGCAGTGGCGGCAGCAATGGCGGCAGCAATGGAAGCACCAGCAGTAACAGTGGAAGCAGCAATGGCGGCGGCAGCAGTAACAGTGGAGGCAGCAATGGCGGCGGCAGCAATGGCGGCGGCAGCAATGGCGGCGGCAGCAATGGCGGCGGCAGCAGTAACGGTGGAGGCAGCAATGGCGGCGGCAGCAGTAACGGTGGAGGCAGCAATGCAGGCAGCAGCGGCAGCTCCGGGTCCAGCTCG GACACTAGAAATTCTGATCATGGTGGCTCCTCCCAG GGATACAATCCCAGCCCCTCCTCGGGGAGCAGAGTTGGAAGTGGTGTCAGAAACAAACCCGAG TGTGACAACCCGCACGTGTCCGGGGGATCTGGGGGTCAG gggcagGGCTCCAGTGGAGAAGGCGAAGCTGTCAGTGGAGTCAACACCTTG AACTCTCAGACATCTTCTGAGCCCTTCAACTTCGACACTTTCTGGAAG aattTTAAATCCAAGCTGGGCTTCATTAACTGGGATGCCTTAAACAAG GGCCAAGCCCCACCCCCCAGCACTCGTGCCCTCCTCTACTTCAGGCGGCTTTGGGAG gATTTCAAACACAACACTCCTTTCTTGAACTGGAAAGTCATTACTGAG GGCGAGGACTTGCCATCACTTCAGAAGAGGGCAGGTGGGGCTGGCCAG CCTGGCACAGGATGGCAAGACGCAGTAGCTGGGACTGCTAAG AACTACAATTACAACCAGCAGGGACCTCCTGCAGCCCTTGGCGGGCAGTACCCAGCCAAGACACCCGCTAAG GGGGGAGTCACGGTTTCTTCCTCG GCTTCCCGGACATaccctggcctgctgcagtgggTGAAGTTTTGGTAG
- the DMKN gene encoding dermokine isoform X3 — MKLKGSLACLLLFLLLGSGEASPLQSGEENTREEVGEAIGHGVGEALGDVLGEAAIHGIEKAIGQGTGKTEGLGIREARDPHLGDALAHKLKEASHALKNTGSEADRQAENIIGHGVDPAHKSWQGTPGSNGAWGTNGQPPSGGHGIPGSQGSSGGPGDTQDQVFSGGSGGSFGANAQGGSWGQGGHRGAFNLGANSQGTSPKPGSVRSNNNRNTECTTPPGSGGSSGNSGGSSSSGSSTNGGGSSGGSNGGSNGSTSSNSGSSNGGGSSNSGGSNGGGSNGGGSNGGGSNGGGSSNGGGSNGGGSSNGGGSNAGSSGSSGSSSDTRNSDHGGSSQGYNPSPSSGSRVGSGVRNKPECDNPHVSGGSGGQGQGSSGEGEAVSGVNTLNSQTSSEPFNFDTFWKNFKSKLGFINWDALNKDQRSFRTP, encoded by the exons ATGAAGCTAAAGGGGTCTCTGGCCTGCCTCCTGCTGTTCCTGCTCCTGGGCAGTGGGGAGGCTAGCCCGCTGCAGAGTGGAGAGGAGAACACCAGAGAAGAAGTTGGGGAAGCCATTGGACACGGGGTGGGAGAGGCCTTGGGAGACGTGCTGGGAGAAGCTGCCATCCACGGAATCGAGAAGGCCATTGGCCAAGGTACTGGAAAGACAGAGGGCTTGGGAATCAGGGAGGCCAGGGACCCCCACTTGGGGGATGCTCTTGCCCACAAGCTTAAGGAAGCGAGCCACGCTCTTAAAAACACTGGGAGTGAGGCCGACAGACAGGCTGAGAATATCATCGGACACGGAGTGGACCCTGCCCACAAGTCCTGGCAGGGGACGCCCGGCAGCAACGGAGCTTGG GGAACCAATGGGCAGCCTCCATCCGGAGGCCATGGCATTCCTGGCTCTCAGGGCagctctggaggcccaggggacACCCAGGACCAGGTGTTCTCTGGAGGCTCAGGTGGAAGCTTTGGAGCTAATGCTCAGGGAGGCTCCTGGGGCCAGGGAGGCCACAGAGGGGCATTCAACTTGGGGGCCAACTCTCAG GGAACCTCGCCCAAACCTGGTTCAGTGAgaagcaacaacaacagaaatacagAA TGCACCACCCCCCCTGGCTCAGGTGGAAGCTCTGGCAACTCTGGG ggaagcagcagcagtggctccagCACTAATGGTGGCGGCAGCAGTGGCGGCAGCAATGGCGGCAGCAATGGAAGCACCAGCAGTAACAGTGGAAGCAGCAATGGCGGCGGCAGCAGTAACAGTGGAGGCAGCAATGGCGGCGGCAGCAATGGCGGCGGCAGCAATGGCGGCGGCAGCAATGGCGGCGGCAGCAGTAACGGTGGAGGCAGCAATGGCGGCGGCAGCAGTAACGGTGGAGGCAGCAATGCAGGCAGCAGCGGCAGCTCCGGGTCCAGCTCG GACACTAGAAATTCTGATCATGGTGGCTCCTCCCAG GGATACAATCCCAGCCCCTCCTCGGGGAGCAGAGTTGGAAGTGGTGTCAGAAACAAACCCGAG TGTGACAACCCGCACGTGTCCGGGGGATCTGGGGGTCAG gggcagGGCTCCAGTGGAGAAGGCGAAGCTGTCAGTGGAGTCAACACCTTG AACTCTCAGACATCTTCTGAGCCCTTCAACTTCGACACTTTCTGGAAG aattTTAAATCCAAGCTGGGCTTCATTAACTGGGATGCCTTAAACAAG GACCAGAGGAGCTTTCGCACCCCATGA